The Phragmites australis chromosome 13, lpPhrAust1.1, whole genome shotgun sequence DNA window TATAAAGATGTCTAGTGGTGTATGgagtacaaaaaaaaaagaacaaaattacaaaaaatatcCTAAAGTCCTAGAAGCAGCCGCTAGTGATCGAAGCAGCCGGTGAGGTGGTGACCGGCACCCCGAAGAGCTGCTCAAACCAACGGTTTATCTTCACGACGTCCCAATTGCCATGGCTGAGCAGACTGACGCAGAACTCTCGCGTTTGTCGTCGAAAACCACGGCAGATTCGTCAGTTTTAACGAATCAAGCATGGTTCCCCTGCCACCAGAGCACGTCGCCGTGCCGAAAGCCTGACCGCCGCTCTCCGTGCAGGCCAACAGCACCACGTCTTCGCCAACGTCGCCTGCCTCCGTCCACCACCCGTCAGATCCCAGCCTGACGACAGCCAGCTCGCGGCCGCTCCCGCTCCACGCTGCCATCAGCAGTTCGCCGCCATGCCGCTGGACGAGGCACCGGCCGTCCCACGTGTGCGCGAGGGCGTGGACCGTGTCCCGGTGCGTGGGCACCTCGCGCAGCGGCGAGACGAGGTCGAACACCGCGACGCGCCCGTAGTGGCTGACGAGGTTGAACCGGCCGTTCTGGTACGTCACGTCCACGGCGCTGAACGCTCCCGGCGCGCACGCGAGGGTCGTCCACGACGCGTCCGTCAGTTTGCAGAACACCACCTCGTCCTTGGCGGCGAGGAGGACCACGACTGTGCAAGCACCGTCGACGGACGGGTCCGACGACAAGGCCGCCTTGCGCACCTCCAGCTGAGGGAGCGGGCGGCGCAGGCCTCTGTAGGCGCGGTCCTCCCAC harbors:
- the LOC133887797 gene encoding F-box protein SKIP23-like, with the protein product MGYFLEPAKHEMPNFTAYIDPSMTMASGWADLPDNLLDMVARRTVGIKDYVRLRAVCKSWRSFLSPRSSPPWLMLPYDPRGESCTRGFLDVSDGTVHELDLPETRGKRCCGSSQGWLVLERWPDVWLLNPATRERVQLPPLTSRGEAWPCSRFMGKGARERWEDRAYRGLRRPLPQLEVRKAALSSDPSVDGACTVVVLLAAKDEVVFCKLTDASWTTLACAPGAFSAVDVTYQNGRFNLVSHYGRVAVFDLVSPLREVPTHRDTVHALAHTWDGRCLVQRHGGELLMAAWSGSGRELAVVRLGSDGWWTEAGDVGEDVVLLACTESGGQAFGTATCSGGRGTMLDSLKLTNLPWFSTTNARVLRQSAQPWQLGRREDKPLV